The following are encoded in a window of Oligoflexus sp. genomic DNA:
- the glmM gene encoding phosphoglucosamine mutase, whose protein sequence is MGKYFGTDGIRGKANVAPMSPDFVLRLGQAIGLHFRNAYPHPKILIGKDTRRSGYMLEQALSAGICSVGVDVQFLGPLPTPGIAYLTRGMRACAGIVISASHNPYDDNGIKIFSENGYKLPDEIENKLEEMVDNPSHETFPTGIHIGRAKRIDDAVGQYAVFLKEQFPKHLKLDGLRIVVDCANGAAYKVAPKVFEELGAEIFVTGNNPDGRNINEQCGALHPASLVEKVKLYKADLGVALDGDADRLIVVDHTGELVDGDQILAICAGHLVKAGRLKKSTVVSTVMSNMGLEIALQRMGVKLLRAKVGDRYVVDEMRKGGYNLGGEQSGHLVFMDLNTTGDGILAALNLLEVMLENGKPLAELKRCMEVLPQVLRNVRVQHKTPFEQLPDVHKLIQAAEEKLGQRGRVLVRYSGTENLARVMLEGEDQHRLETMAADIARALETAQK, encoded by the coding sequence GTGGGCAAATATTTTGGCACAGATGGCATTCGTGGCAAGGCCAACGTCGCACCCATGTCACCCGATTTTGTTCTGCGTTTAGGCCAGGCCATTGGCCTTCATTTTCGCAACGCCTATCCCCATCCCAAAATTCTGATCGGCAAGGACACGCGCCGCAGTGGTTATATGCTGGAGCAGGCGCTTTCCGCAGGTATCTGCAGCGTCGGTGTCGACGTGCAATTCCTCGGGCCTTTGCCCACGCCCGGTATCGCTTACCTGACCCGCGGCATGCGCGCCTGCGCGGGCATTGTGATTTCCGCCTCGCATAATCCCTATGATGATAACGGAATCAAGATCTTCAGTGAAAACGGCTATAAATTACCGGATGAAATCGAAAATAAATTGGAAGAGATGGTCGATAATCCTTCCCATGAAACCTTTCCCACCGGCATCCATATCGGTCGCGCCAAGCGCATCGATGATGCCGTGGGCCAGTACGCGGTCTTTTTAAAGGAACAGTTTCCCAAACATCTGAAACTCGATGGTCTGCGCATCGTCGTCGACTGCGCGAATGGAGCTGCCTATAAGGTTGCGCCCAAGGTCTTCGAGGAACTCGGTGCCGAGATCTTCGTCACCGGCAACAATCCCGATGGTCGCAACATCAACGAGCAGTGCGGGGCTTTGCATCCGGCCTCGCTGGTTGAGAAAGTCAAACTCTACAAGGCGGATCTGGGTGTCGCGCTCGATGGGGATGCCGATCGCCTGATCGTGGTCGATCACACGGGCGAGCTTGTGGATGGGGACCAGATCCTGGCCATCTGTGCCGGTCATCTGGTCAAGGCCGGACGTCTGAAAAAGTCGACCGTCGTCTCGACTGTTATGAGCAATATGGGCCTGGAAATTGCGCTCCAGCGCATGGGTGTCAAGCTGCTGCGGGCCAAGGTCGGTGATCGTTACGTGGTCGATGAGATGCGTAAAGGTGGCTATAACCTCGGCGGCGAACAGTCGGGTCACCTTGTTTTCATGGACCTCAATACCACCGGGGACGGAATTCTGGCTGCGCTTAACCTCCTGGAAGTCATGCTGGAAAACGGCAAACCCCTGGCTGAGCTGAAACGCTGTATGGAGGTCCTGCCTCAGGTCTTGCGGAACGTCCGCGTTCAGCATAAGACTCCCTTTGAACAGCTGCCGGATGTCCATAAGCTGATCCAGGCGGCCGAGGAAAAACTCGGGCAAAGAGGACGCGTCCTGGTTCGCTATTCGGGTACAGAGAATCTGGCCCGGGTGATGCTGGAGGGCGAAGACCAGCACCGGCTGGAAACCATGGCCGCCGATATCGCGCGCGCTCTGGAAACAGCCCAGAAATAA
- a CDS encoding pyridoxine 5'-phosphate synthase — translation MIRLGVNIDHVATLRNARGESYPSPVQAAAFAELGGADNITCHLREDRRHIRDADVELLKRTIQVPLNFEIAATDEMVRIASSTKPHAVTLVPEKRQELTTEGGLDLSQSSKKLGDQIHALRDLGIVVSLFVEPDVKDMIAAKKLGAQAIEIHSGHYCRAMQDARTTAEQLALLKPLQEAARVAHDQGLQVHVGHGLNYSQAHWMQLVPHLEEANIGHAIVARAIYVGLTQAVREMKALLNDPQFRPSVGG, via the coding sequence ATGATACGACTGGGTGTGAATATTGATCATGTGGCCACGCTGCGCAACGCACGCGGTGAAAGCTATCCGAGTCCGGTGCAGGCTGCGGCCTTTGCTGAACTCGGTGGTGCCGATAACATCACCTGCCATCTGCGCGAAGATCGGCGTCATATCCGTGATGCGGATGTGGAGCTTCTGAAACGCACGATCCAGGTGCCGCTCAATTTTGAAATTGCGGCCACGGATGAAATGGTGCGCATCGCCTCGTCCACGAAGCCGCATGCCGTGACGCTCGTTCCCGAAAAGCGCCAGGAGCTGACCACGGAGGGTGGCCTTGACCTGAGTCAGTCCTCGAAAAAACTCGGCGATCAGATTCACGCTCTGCGTGACCTCGGTATCGTCGTGTCCCTTTTTGTGGAACCCGACGTCAAGGACATGATCGCCGCGAAAAAACTCGGGGCCCAGGCCATCGAAATTCACAGCGGACATTACTGCCGCGCGATGCAGGACGCCCGCACCACAGCCGAACAGCTTGCTCTTCTCAAGCCTTTGCAGGAAGCCGCGCGCGTGGCTCATGACCAGGGTCTTCAGGTTCATGTCGGTCACGGTTTGAACTATAGCCAGGCGCATTGGATGCAGCTCGTGCCGCATCTGGAAGAAGCCAATATCGGTCACGCGATCGTGGCCCGTGCGATTTATGTGGGTCTGACCCAGGCCGTTCGGGAAATGAAAGCCTTGCTCAACGATCCTCAATTCCGTCCCAGCGTGGGCGGCTAA
- the tsaE gene encoding tRNA (adenosine(37)-N6)-threonylcarbamoyltransferase complex ATPase subunit type 1 TsaE: protein MAEELFRQSHAEGDTALLKAVQAELQQYPYFVLWLQGEMGAGKTSFVRAYLYEQGLAENTPVVSPTYTIMNEYQIGHDWYAHLDLYRADENFSLQELGVHDARPYRGLFVEWPEQGGPGEILPPSHVLKIEADGWDRRIYTLIRIQNKK from the coding sequence ATGGCAGAGGAACTTTTTCGTCAGAGCCATGCGGAAGGTGATACGGCGCTTTTAAAGGCCGTGCAGGCCGAGCTTCAGCAGTATCCCTATTTCGTGCTCTGGCTGCAGGGCGAGATGGGTGCGGGCAAAACCAGTTTTGTACGCGCCTATCTTTACGAGCAGGGCCTTGCGGAAAACACGCCGGTCGTCTCGCCCACCTACACCATCATGAATGAATATCAGATCGGTCACGACTGGTACGCGCACCTCGACCTTTATCGTGCGGATGAGAATTTTTCGCTGCAGGAACTCGGGGTCCATGATGCGCGGCCCTATCGCGGGCTTTTCGTCGAATGGCCCGAACAGGGCGGTCCTGGGGAAATCCTTCCTCCTTCTCACGTCTTGAAGATCGAGGCGGACGGCTGGGATCGCCGCATTTATACATTGATTCGAATCCAAAATAAAAAATAA
- a CDS encoding aldehyde dehydrogenase family protein: MSLDLQFLKDLGISKENAAASTGVEWFGSKQKGKFDSYSPVDGQLIGSVYKADRQDYERVIKTAEAAALKWRQIPAPQRGEIVRQMGEKLRQFKAPLGRLVAYEMGKSLQEGLGEVQEMIDICDFSVGLSRQLHGLTMHSERPNHRMYEQWHPVGLVGIISAFNFPVAVWSWNSMIAAVCGDVSIWKPSEKTPLSAIACFNILRDVLVANKVPEGVMSLIVGDVAEIGEPMTADTRIPLISATGSTRMGKRVGAVVGARLGRSILELGGNNAIILTPDADLKLAAPAVVFGAVGTCGQRCTTTRRLVIHESIYEQVKTMLLKAYSGLRIGSPLDEKNHVGPLIDKQAVEMMQSALNQAKKEGGTLIYGGEVLSGGEYDSGCYVKPAIVEAKPEMHMVQEETFAPILYLLKYSGDVENAIAIQNNVKQGLSSSIFTLNLREAETFLSAHGSDCGIANVNIGTSGAEIGGAFGGEKETGGGRESGSDAWKAYMRRQTNTINYGRQLPLAQGIKFDI; encoded by the coding sequence ATGAGTCTCGATTTGCAATTTCTGAAAGACCTCGGCATCAGCAAGGAAAACGCTGCGGCCAGCACCGGCGTGGAATGGTTCGGTTCCAAGCAAAAAGGCAAGTTCGATTCCTATTCACCCGTCGATGGCCAGCTCATCGGCAGCGTGTATAAAGCCGATCGCCAGGACTATGAAAGAGTCATCAAGACCGCGGAAGCCGCAGCCTTGAAGTGGCGGCAAATTCCAGCGCCACAGCGCGGGGAAATCGTTCGGCAGATGGGCGAGAAACTTCGCCAGTTCAAAGCCCCGCTCGGCAGGCTCGTCGCCTATGAGATGGGGAAATCCCTTCAGGAAGGCTTGGGTGAAGTTCAGGAGATGATCGATATCTGCGATTTCTCCGTTGGTCTCTCACGGCAATTGCACGGCCTCACGATGCATTCGGAGCGCCCCAATCACCGCATGTATGAGCAGTGGCATCCCGTCGGACTCGTCGGAATTATTTCCGCTTTCAACTTCCCGGTCGCGGTCTGGTCCTGGAACTCCATGATAGCAGCGGTTTGCGGTGATGTTTCCATTTGGAAGCCTTCGGAGAAAACGCCACTTTCGGCTATTGCGTGTTTTAACATCCTGCGCGATGTTCTGGTGGCAAATAAAGTGCCGGAAGGCGTGATGAGTCTGATCGTAGGTGACGTCGCTGAAATTGGCGAACCGATGACTGCGGACACCCGCATTCCTTTGATCTCGGCGACCGGCTCGACCCGCATGGGCAAGCGCGTGGGAGCCGTGGTCGGCGCGCGTCTCGGTCGCAGCATTCTGGAGTTGGGCGGGAACAATGCCATCATCCTGACCCCGGATGCTGATTTGAAACTCGCAGCGCCTGCGGTTGTGTTCGGTGCGGTGGGAACCTGCGGCCAGCGCTGCACGACGACCCGTCGCCTTGTGATTCATGAGTCGATCTATGAGCAGGTGAAAACCATGTTGCTCAAGGCTTATAGCGGTCTTCGCATCGGCTCGCCCCTGGACGAGAAGAATCACGTCGGTCCTTTGATCGATAAGCAGGCTGTGGAGATGATGCAGTCCGCATTGAATCAGGCGAAGAAGGAAGGCGGCACTCTGATTTACGGCGGCGAGGTTCTGAGCGGCGGTGAATACGATTCAGGCTGCTATGTGAAGCCGGCGATCGTCGAGGCGAAGCCGGAAATGCATATGGTGCAGGAAGAGACCTTCGCTCCCATCCTTTATCTGCTAAAATACAGTGGAGATGTGGAGAATGCGATCGCCATCCAGAACAATGTGAAGCAGGGCCTCAGCTCTTCGATCTTCACCTTGAATCTGCGGGAAGCCGAAACCTTCCTTTCCGCCCACGGTTCGGATTGCGGTATCGCCAACGTCAACATCGGCACGTCCGGTGCGGAAATCGGCGGCGCCT